A stretch of the Channa argus isolate prfri chromosome 9, Channa argus male v1.0, whole genome shotgun sequence genome encodes the following:
- the ttf2 gene encoding transcription termination factor 2 isoform X2 → MVELQALSYNQQQQTYRLFYRCIIGKKAGQRWCGNVPWTAPEKEKRSPLSDTHLQPSCLPPVRNPFKVPGKKDEDSQWRMMQFGKGDDKTKKEASSEAITKAEGKESCHKENVECVGAGVEENEEAKQNSLDTYRGKQLPLGMKLKKRVSGEEGSSPKTNSVERMTEKIQDKIIEDKTEQGEVDNTVKQVDPTVKDSSSKSATSHSTQASRDSDTTRNPTSSKPNQLQSSRTKIPLGDDDDDDDVVLVTVKPATQKTPPVSAVQKTLTTFPGFQPASKIKGQQENHKGLHSLLTAQLQQKKATLSSVNVAALPDKGERLKTQVKELEEALESLSLTAASQPESQGGCDRTDASASSSQINRFSRQGGTILLPAPPASGPLQHQASGSSLGLQLGQGYTQVYGANPQNQAFYGGRMTEDRLLAVKNATCEAIDHLHKSLETCPNSESEAPDPKGLKVPLLAHQKRALAWLLWREAQNPCGGILADDMGLGKTLTILSLILAKKIKSKEEDEKKEEKKSEKWLSKSDSTLVVSKGNLIICPASLVHHWKKEIERHVKTGKLTVYLYHGSNREKSAKVLAEYDVVVTTYSLVSKEIPIQKEEADKPSTDNDYVPLNSAPLMRVAWARIVLDEAHNIKNPKVQTSMAVCQLRARARWAVTGTPIQNNLLDMYSLLKFLRCSPFDEYKLWKAQVDNGSNRGRERLNILTRSLLLRRTKDQLDSTGKPLVSLPDRTCEVHRLKLSEDEQAVYDVVFAQSRSTLQNYLKRHEGNDVNKSNTLSSNPFDKVAQEFGMSQADPAVTSSQQPQQASSTVHILSLLLRLRQCCCHLSLLKKTLDSSELQGDGIVLSLEEQLNALSLSSSPSAPGPDPKDTVALNGTRFPSELFENTSESTKISAIISELKAIRHKADDQKSVIVSQWTSMLHIVAVHLQRMGLTYGVIDGTVNPKRRIDLVEEFNTNPKGPQVMLVSLCAGGVGLNLIGGNHLFLLDMHWNPALEDQACDRIYRVGQRKDVTIHRFVCEGTVEEKISTLQVKKKELAKNVLSGTGSTLTKLSLADLRIIFGV, encoded by the exons ATGGTGGAGCTCCAAGCTCTTTCCTACAATCAACAACAACAGACCTACAG aTTATTTTACCGGTGTATCATAGGTAAAAAAGCAGGCCAGAGATGGTGTGGAAATGTGCCTTGGACTGCA ccagaaaaagaaaagagaagtcCATTATCTGACACACATCTACAGCCCTCCTGTTTGCCACCTGTCCGAAACCCCTTTAAAGTCCCTGGCAAGAAGGACGAGGACTCTCAGTGGAGAATGATGCAGTTTGGTAAAGgtgatgataaaacaaaaaaggaggcAAGCAGTGAGGCAATTACCAAGGCTGAAGGAAAAGAGAGTTGTCATAAAGAGAATGTGGAATGCGTAGGTGCAGGAGTAGAAGAAAATGAGGAAGCAAAGCAAAATTCTTTGGATACTTACAGAGGTAAACAACTACCACTTGGGATGAAGCTAAAGAAAAGAGTTTCAGGTGAAGAGGGATCCAGTCCTAAAACTAACAGTGTGGAAAGAATGACTGAGAAGATACAAGACAAGATTATAGAAGACAAAACTGAACAAGGAGAAGTTGATAATACCGTGAAGCAGGTTGACCCTACTGTAAAAGATAGTTCCTCCAAATCAGCAACGAGCCACAGCACCCAGGCATCCAGAGACTCCGATACCACCAGAAACCCCACATCTAGCAAACCAAATCAGTTACAGTCTAGTCGCACTAAAATCCCACTAggcgatgatgatgatgatgatgatgttgtgtTGGTGACAGTGAAACCTGCTACTCAGAAAACCCCTCCTGTATCTGCTGTTCAAAAGACTCTGACAACCTTTCCAGGATTTCAGCCAGCTTCTAAGATCAAAGGTCAGCAGGAAAATCATAAAGGGCTGCACAGCCTTCTCACTGCTCAGCTTCAACAGAAAAAG GCCACTCTATCTTCGGTGAATGTGGCAGCTCTACCGGATAAAGGAGAGAGGTTGAAGACTCAGGTCAAGGAGCTGGAAGAGGCTCTGGAATCTCTAAGCCTCACTGCTGCTTCTCAGCCTG AGTCCCAGGGTGGATGTGACAGGACTGATGCCAGTGCAAGTAGCAGCCAGATCAACCGATTCAGCCGACAGGGCGGCACTATCCTGCTCCCAGCCCCTCCAGCTTCAGGCCCCCTCCAGCACCAGGCCTCTGGCAGCTCTCTGGGGTTGCAACTGGGCCAAGGATACACCCAGGTTTATGGAG CAAACCCACAGAACCAGGCCTTCTACGGGGGCAGAATGACTGAGGACCGTCTGCTGGCAGTAAAAAATGCCACTTGTGAAGCTATAGATCATCTGCATAAATCCCTAGAGACTTGTCCCAACTCTGAGTCTGAAGCTCCAGATCCCAAGGGCCTCAAG GTGCCACTCCTGGCCCATCAGAAGAGAGCTTTGGCCTGGCTTCTCTGGAGAGAAGCCCAGAATCCCTGTGGAGGAATTCTGG CGGATGACATGGGTCTGGGGAAAACTCTGACCATCCTCTCTCTCATACTGGCTAAAAAGATCAAGTCaaaagaggaagatgaaaagaaggaagagaagaagTCAGAGAAATGGCTCTCCAAGTCTG ACTCCACCCTTGTGGTTTCCAAAGGAAATCTGATTATCTGTCCTGCCTCCCTGGTCCATCATTGGAAGAAGGAGATTGAGAGACATGTGAAGACAGGCAAGCTGACAGTGTACCTGTACCACGGGTCGAACCGAGAGAAAAGTGCCAAAGT GCTGGCTGAATATGATGTTGTAGTGACAACATACAGTCTGGTCTCAAAGGAGATTCCCATCCAGAAGGAGGAGGCTGACAAACCCAGTACAGATAATGATTATGTG CCTTTAAACTCTGCTCCTCTTATGCGAGTGGCCTGGGCCCGTATAGTTCTTGACGAAGCTCACAACATCAAAAACCCCAAAGTGCAGACTTCCATGGCTGTCTGTCAGCTGAGGGCTCGTGCTCGCTGGGCAGTCACTGGTACACCCATCCAAAACAACCTGCTGGACATGTACTCACTGCTCAA GTTTCTGCGATGTTCTCCGTTTGATGAGTACAAACTCTGGAAAGCTCAAGTAGATAATGGCTCTAatagaggcagagaaagacTCAACATCCTGACAAGGAGTCTGCTGCTCAGACGAACCAAAGACCAACTGGACTCCACAGGAAAACCCCTG GTGTCTCTTCCTGATCGAACCTGCGAGGTGCATCGACTCAAACTGTCAGAAGACGAGCAGGCCGTCTATGATGTGGTCTTTGCCCAATCCAG ATCTACTCTGCAGAACTACCTCAAGAGACATGAAGGAAATGATGTGAACAAAAGCAACACTTTAAGTTCCAATCCCTTTGACAAAG TGGCCCAAGAGTTTGGTATGTCCCAAGCTGACCCTGCTGTTACTAGTTCCCAGCAGCCCCAGCAGGCATCTAGCACTGTCCACATCCTGTCACTGTTGCTGCGCCTCAGACAGTGCTGCTGTCACCTCTCCCTTCTTAAaaag aCTCTTGATTCGTCAGAGCTACAGGGTGATGGGATCGTCTTGTCTCTGGAGGAGCAGCTCAATGCTCTGTCACTCTCCTCTAGCCCTTCAGCACCGGGCCCTGACCCCAAAGACACAGTGGCCCTTAATGGCACTCGCTTCCCCTCAGAGCTGTTTGAGAACACAAGTGAGAGCACTAAG ATTTCTGCCATTATCTCTGAGCTAAAAGCAATCAGACACAAGGCTGATGATcagaaaag TGTAATCGTGTCTCAGTGGACAAGCATGCTCCACATTGTTGCAGTTCATCTGCAAAGGATGGGTCTGACATATGGTGTTATCGACGGAACTGTCAACCCTAAACGTCGCATTGACCTTGTGGAGGAATTCAACACTAACCCTAAAGGACCACAG GTGATGCTGGTTTCTCTTTGT
- the ttf2 gene encoding transcription termination factor 2 isoform X3, which translates to MMQFGKGDDKTKKEASSEAITKAEGKESCHKENVECVGAGVEENEEAKQNSLDTYRGKQLPLGMKLKKRVSGEEGSSPKTNSVERMTEKIQDKIIEDKTEQGEVDNTVKQVDPTVKDSSSKSATSHSTQASRDSDTTRNPTSSKPNQLQSSRTKIPLGDDDDDDDVVLVTVKPATQKTPPVSAVQKTLTTFPGFQPASKIKGQQENHKGLHSLLTAQLQQKKATLSSVNVAALPDKGERLKTQVKELEEALESLSLTAASQPESQGGCDRTDASASSSQINRFSRQGGTILLPAPPASGPLQHQASGSSLGLQLGQGYTQVYGANPQNQAFYGGRMTEDRLLAVKNATCEAIDHLHKSLETCPNSESEAPDPKGLKVPLLAHQKRALAWLLWREAQNPCGGILADDMGLGKTLTILSLILAKKIKSKEEDEKKEEKKSEKWLSKSDSTLVVSKGNLIICPASLVHHWKKEIERHVKTGKLTVYLYHGSNREKSAKVLAEYDVVVTTYSLVSKEIPIQKEEADKPSTDNDYVPLNSAPLMRVAWARIVLDEAHNIKNPKVQTSMAVCQLRARARWAVTGTPIQNNLLDMYSLLKFLRCSPFDEYKLWKAQVDNGSNRGRERLNILTRSLLLRRTKDQLDSTGKPLVSLPDRTCEVHRLKLSEDEQAVYDVVFAQSRSTLQNYLKRHEGNDVNKSNTLSSNPFDKVAQEFGMSQADPAVTSSQQPQQASSTVHILSLLLRLRQCCCHLSLLKKTLDSSELQGDGIVLSLEEQLNALSLSSSPSAPGPDPKDTVALNGTRFPSELFENTSESTKISAIISELKAIRHKADDQKSVIVSQWTSMLHIVAVHLQRMGLTYGVIDGTVNPKRRIDLVEEFNTNPKGPQVMLVSLCAGGVGLNLIGGNHLFLLDMHWNPALEDQACDRIYRVGQRKDVTIHRFVCEGTVEEKISTLQVKKKELAKNVLSGTGSTLTKLSLADLRIIFGV; encoded by the exons ATGATGCAGTTTGGTAAAGgtgatgataaaacaaaaaaggaggcAAGCAGTGAGGCAATTACCAAGGCTGAAGGAAAAGAGAGTTGTCATAAAGAGAATGTGGAATGCGTAGGTGCAGGAGTAGAAGAAAATGAGGAAGCAAAGCAAAATTCTTTGGATACTTACAGAGGTAAACAACTACCACTTGGGATGAAGCTAAAGAAAAGAGTTTCAGGTGAAGAGGGATCCAGTCCTAAAACTAACAGTGTGGAAAGAATGACTGAGAAGATACAAGACAAGATTATAGAAGACAAAACTGAACAAGGAGAAGTTGATAATACCGTGAAGCAGGTTGACCCTACTGTAAAAGATAGTTCCTCCAAATCAGCAACGAGCCACAGCACCCAGGCATCCAGAGACTCCGATACCACCAGAAACCCCACATCTAGCAAACCAAATCAGTTACAGTCTAGTCGCACTAAAATCCCACTAggcgatgatgatgatgatgatgatgttgtgtTGGTGACAGTGAAACCTGCTACTCAGAAAACCCCTCCTGTATCTGCTGTTCAAAAGACTCTGACAACCTTTCCAGGATTTCAGCCAGCTTCTAAGATCAAAGGTCAGCAGGAAAATCATAAAGGGCTGCACAGCCTTCTCACTGCTCAGCTTCAACAGAAAAAG GCCACTCTATCTTCGGTGAATGTGGCAGCTCTACCGGATAAAGGAGAGAGGTTGAAGACTCAGGTCAAGGAGCTGGAAGAGGCTCTGGAATCTCTAAGCCTCACTGCTGCTTCTCAGCCTG AGTCCCAGGGTGGATGTGACAGGACTGATGCCAGTGCAAGTAGCAGCCAGATCAACCGATTCAGCCGACAGGGCGGCACTATCCTGCTCCCAGCCCCTCCAGCTTCAGGCCCCCTCCAGCACCAGGCCTCTGGCAGCTCTCTGGGGTTGCAACTGGGCCAAGGATACACCCAGGTTTATGGAG CAAACCCACAGAACCAGGCCTTCTACGGGGGCAGAATGACTGAGGACCGTCTGCTGGCAGTAAAAAATGCCACTTGTGAAGCTATAGATCATCTGCATAAATCCCTAGAGACTTGTCCCAACTCTGAGTCTGAAGCTCCAGATCCCAAGGGCCTCAAG GTGCCACTCCTGGCCCATCAGAAGAGAGCTTTGGCCTGGCTTCTCTGGAGAGAAGCCCAGAATCCCTGTGGAGGAATTCTGG CGGATGACATGGGTCTGGGGAAAACTCTGACCATCCTCTCTCTCATACTGGCTAAAAAGATCAAGTCaaaagaggaagatgaaaagaaggaagagaagaagTCAGAGAAATGGCTCTCCAAGTCTG ACTCCACCCTTGTGGTTTCCAAAGGAAATCTGATTATCTGTCCTGCCTCCCTGGTCCATCATTGGAAGAAGGAGATTGAGAGACATGTGAAGACAGGCAAGCTGACAGTGTACCTGTACCACGGGTCGAACCGAGAGAAAAGTGCCAAAGT GCTGGCTGAATATGATGTTGTAGTGACAACATACAGTCTGGTCTCAAAGGAGATTCCCATCCAGAAGGAGGAGGCTGACAAACCCAGTACAGATAATGATTATGTG CCTTTAAACTCTGCTCCTCTTATGCGAGTGGCCTGGGCCCGTATAGTTCTTGACGAAGCTCACAACATCAAAAACCCCAAAGTGCAGACTTCCATGGCTGTCTGTCAGCTGAGGGCTCGTGCTCGCTGGGCAGTCACTGGTACACCCATCCAAAACAACCTGCTGGACATGTACTCACTGCTCAA GTTTCTGCGATGTTCTCCGTTTGATGAGTACAAACTCTGGAAAGCTCAAGTAGATAATGGCTCTAatagaggcagagaaagacTCAACATCCTGACAAGGAGTCTGCTGCTCAGACGAACCAAAGACCAACTGGACTCCACAGGAAAACCCCTG GTGTCTCTTCCTGATCGAACCTGCGAGGTGCATCGACTCAAACTGTCAGAAGACGAGCAGGCCGTCTATGATGTGGTCTTTGCCCAATCCAG ATCTACTCTGCAGAACTACCTCAAGAGACATGAAGGAAATGATGTGAACAAAAGCAACACTTTAAGTTCCAATCCCTTTGACAAAG TGGCCCAAGAGTTTGGTATGTCCCAAGCTGACCCTGCTGTTACTAGTTCCCAGCAGCCCCAGCAGGCATCTAGCACTGTCCACATCCTGTCACTGTTGCTGCGCCTCAGACAGTGCTGCTGTCACCTCTCCCTTCTTAAaaag aCTCTTGATTCGTCAGAGCTACAGGGTGATGGGATCGTCTTGTCTCTGGAGGAGCAGCTCAATGCTCTGTCACTCTCCTCTAGCCCTTCAGCACCGGGCCCTGACCCCAAAGACACAGTGGCCCTTAATGGCACTCGCTTCCCCTCAGAGCTGTTTGAGAACACAAGTGAGAGCACTAAG ATTTCTGCCATTATCTCTGAGCTAAAAGCAATCAGACACAAGGCTGATGATcagaaaag TGTAATCGTGTCTCAGTGGACAAGCATGCTCCACATTGTTGCAGTTCATCTGCAAAGGATGGGTCTGACATATGGTGTTATCGACGGAACTGTCAACCCTAAACGTCGCATTGACCTTGTGGAGGAATTCAACACTAACCCTAAAGGACCACAG GTGATGCTGGTTTCTCTTTGT
- the ttf2 gene encoding transcription termination factor 2 isoform X1 codes for MEKVLCNVHGNLCMLKTGVKDGPNKSKSFYVCVAKQGCDFSQMASISPSHCLHHEESMVELQALSYNQQQQTYRLFYRCIIGKKAGQRWCGNVPWTAPEKEKRSPLSDTHLQPSCLPPVRNPFKVPGKKDEDSQWRMMQFGKGDDKTKKEASSEAITKAEGKESCHKENVECVGAGVEENEEAKQNSLDTYRGKQLPLGMKLKKRVSGEEGSSPKTNSVERMTEKIQDKIIEDKTEQGEVDNTVKQVDPTVKDSSSKSATSHSTQASRDSDTTRNPTSSKPNQLQSSRTKIPLGDDDDDDDVVLVTVKPATQKTPPVSAVQKTLTTFPGFQPASKIKGQQENHKGLHSLLTAQLQQKKATLSSVNVAALPDKGERLKTQVKELEEALESLSLTAASQPESQGGCDRTDASASSSQINRFSRQGGTILLPAPPASGPLQHQASGSSLGLQLGQGYTQVYGANPQNQAFYGGRMTEDRLLAVKNATCEAIDHLHKSLETCPNSESEAPDPKGLKVPLLAHQKRALAWLLWREAQNPCGGILADDMGLGKTLTILSLILAKKIKSKEEDEKKEEKKSEKWLSKSDSTLVVSKGNLIICPASLVHHWKKEIERHVKTGKLTVYLYHGSNREKSAKVLAEYDVVVTTYSLVSKEIPIQKEEADKPSTDNDYVPLNSAPLMRVAWARIVLDEAHNIKNPKVQTSMAVCQLRARARWAVTGTPIQNNLLDMYSLLKFLRCSPFDEYKLWKAQVDNGSNRGRERLNILTRSLLLRRTKDQLDSTGKPLVSLPDRTCEVHRLKLSEDEQAVYDVVFAQSRSTLQNYLKRHEGNDVNKSNTLSSNPFDKVAQEFGMSQADPAVTSSQQPQQASSTVHILSLLLRLRQCCCHLSLLKKTLDSSELQGDGIVLSLEEQLNALSLSSSPSAPGPDPKDTVALNGTRFPSELFENTSESTKISAIISELKAIRHKADDQKSVIVSQWTSMLHIVAVHLQRMGLTYGVIDGTVNPKRRIDLVEEFNTNPKGPQVMLVSLCAGGVGLNLIGGNHLFLLDMHWNPALEDQACDRIYRVGQRKDVTIHRFVCEGTVEEKISTLQVKKKELAKNVLSGTGSTLTKLSLADLRIIFGV; via the exons ATGGAGAAGGTTTTATGTAATGTTCACG GTAACTTGTGTATGTTAAAAACGGGCGTCAAAGATGGTCCAAATAAGAGCAAGAGCTTCTACGTCTGCGTTGCCAAGCAAGGCTGTGATTTCAGTCAAATGGCCAG CATTTCACCATCCCATTGCCTCCATCATGAAGAGTCAATGGTGGAGCTCCAAGCTCTTTCCTACAATCAACAACAACAGACCTACAG aTTATTTTACCGGTGTATCATAGGTAAAAAAGCAGGCCAGAGATGGTGTGGAAATGTGCCTTGGACTGCA ccagaaaaagaaaagagaagtcCATTATCTGACACACATCTACAGCCCTCCTGTTTGCCACCTGTCCGAAACCCCTTTAAAGTCCCTGGCAAGAAGGACGAGGACTCTCAGTGGAGAATGATGCAGTTTGGTAAAGgtgatgataaaacaaaaaaggaggcAAGCAGTGAGGCAATTACCAAGGCTGAAGGAAAAGAGAGTTGTCATAAAGAGAATGTGGAATGCGTAGGTGCAGGAGTAGAAGAAAATGAGGAAGCAAAGCAAAATTCTTTGGATACTTACAGAGGTAAACAACTACCACTTGGGATGAAGCTAAAGAAAAGAGTTTCAGGTGAAGAGGGATCCAGTCCTAAAACTAACAGTGTGGAAAGAATGACTGAGAAGATACAAGACAAGATTATAGAAGACAAAACTGAACAAGGAGAAGTTGATAATACCGTGAAGCAGGTTGACCCTACTGTAAAAGATAGTTCCTCCAAATCAGCAACGAGCCACAGCACCCAGGCATCCAGAGACTCCGATACCACCAGAAACCCCACATCTAGCAAACCAAATCAGTTACAGTCTAGTCGCACTAAAATCCCACTAggcgatgatgatgatgatgatgatgttgtgtTGGTGACAGTGAAACCTGCTACTCAGAAAACCCCTCCTGTATCTGCTGTTCAAAAGACTCTGACAACCTTTCCAGGATTTCAGCCAGCTTCTAAGATCAAAGGTCAGCAGGAAAATCATAAAGGGCTGCACAGCCTTCTCACTGCTCAGCTTCAACAGAAAAAG GCCACTCTATCTTCGGTGAATGTGGCAGCTCTACCGGATAAAGGAGAGAGGTTGAAGACTCAGGTCAAGGAGCTGGAAGAGGCTCTGGAATCTCTAAGCCTCACTGCTGCTTCTCAGCCTG AGTCCCAGGGTGGATGTGACAGGACTGATGCCAGTGCAAGTAGCAGCCAGATCAACCGATTCAGCCGACAGGGCGGCACTATCCTGCTCCCAGCCCCTCCAGCTTCAGGCCCCCTCCAGCACCAGGCCTCTGGCAGCTCTCTGGGGTTGCAACTGGGCCAAGGATACACCCAGGTTTATGGAG CAAACCCACAGAACCAGGCCTTCTACGGGGGCAGAATGACTGAGGACCGTCTGCTGGCAGTAAAAAATGCCACTTGTGAAGCTATAGATCATCTGCATAAATCCCTAGAGACTTGTCCCAACTCTGAGTCTGAAGCTCCAGATCCCAAGGGCCTCAAG GTGCCACTCCTGGCCCATCAGAAGAGAGCTTTGGCCTGGCTTCTCTGGAGAGAAGCCCAGAATCCCTGTGGAGGAATTCTGG CGGATGACATGGGTCTGGGGAAAACTCTGACCATCCTCTCTCTCATACTGGCTAAAAAGATCAAGTCaaaagaggaagatgaaaagaaggaagagaagaagTCAGAGAAATGGCTCTCCAAGTCTG ACTCCACCCTTGTGGTTTCCAAAGGAAATCTGATTATCTGTCCTGCCTCCCTGGTCCATCATTGGAAGAAGGAGATTGAGAGACATGTGAAGACAGGCAAGCTGACAGTGTACCTGTACCACGGGTCGAACCGAGAGAAAAGTGCCAAAGT GCTGGCTGAATATGATGTTGTAGTGACAACATACAGTCTGGTCTCAAAGGAGATTCCCATCCAGAAGGAGGAGGCTGACAAACCCAGTACAGATAATGATTATGTG CCTTTAAACTCTGCTCCTCTTATGCGAGTGGCCTGGGCCCGTATAGTTCTTGACGAAGCTCACAACATCAAAAACCCCAAAGTGCAGACTTCCATGGCTGTCTGTCAGCTGAGGGCTCGTGCTCGCTGGGCAGTCACTGGTACACCCATCCAAAACAACCTGCTGGACATGTACTCACTGCTCAA GTTTCTGCGATGTTCTCCGTTTGATGAGTACAAACTCTGGAAAGCTCAAGTAGATAATGGCTCTAatagaggcagagaaagacTCAACATCCTGACAAGGAGTCTGCTGCTCAGACGAACCAAAGACCAACTGGACTCCACAGGAAAACCCCTG GTGTCTCTTCCTGATCGAACCTGCGAGGTGCATCGACTCAAACTGTCAGAAGACGAGCAGGCCGTCTATGATGTGGTCTTTGCCCAATCCAG ATCTACTCTGCAGAACTACCTCAAGAGACATGAAGGAAATGATGTGAACAAAAGCAACACTTTAAGTTCCAATCCCTTTGACAAAG TGGCCCAAGAGTTTGGTATGTCCCAAGCTGACCCTGCTGTTACTAGTTCCCAGCAGCCCCAGCAGGCATCTAGCACTGTCCACATCCTGTCACTGTTGCTGCGCCTCAGACAGTGCTGCTGTCACCTCTCCCTTCTTAAaaag aCTCTTGATTCGTCAGAGCTACAGGGTGATGGGATCGTCTTGTCTCTGGAGGAGCAGCTCAATGCTCTGTCACTCTCCTCTAGCCCTTCAGCACCGGGCCCTGACCCCAAAGACACAGTGGCCCTTAATGGCACTCGCTTCCCCTCAGAGCTGTTTGAGAACACAAGTGAGAGCACTAAG ATTTCTGCCATTATCTCTGAGCTAAAAGCAATCAGACACAAGGCTGATGATcagaaaag TGTAATCGTGTCTCAGTGGACAAGCATGCTCCACATTGTTGCAGTTCATCTGCAAAGGATGGGTCTGACATATGGTGTTATCGACGGAACTGTCAACCCTAAACGTCGCATTGACCTTGTGGAGGAATTCAACACTAACCCTAAAGGACCACAG GTGATGCTGGTTTCTCTTTGT